One part of the Vitis riparia cultivar Riparia Gloire de Montpellier isolate 1030 chromosome 6, EGFV_Vit.rip_1.0, whole genome shotgun sequence genome encodes these proteins:
- the LOC117916198 gene encoding uncharacterized protein LOC117916198 — protein sequence MENRKEKNAWMSVPQFGGWDQKTGGATNYSMIFSQARANKKQQKADINNSLGNERELTPRRQYPHQQQEESVMRKRKFLTYINCCIRP from the exons ATGGAGAACCGGAAGGAG AAGAATGCTTGGATGTCAGTTCCACAATTTGGAGGGTGGGACCAAAAGACTGGAGGAGCTACCAATTATTCCATGATTTTTTCTCAGGCTAGAGCTAATAAGAAGCAGCAGAAGGCTGACATAAACAACAGTCTAGGAAACGAACGGGAGCTCACTCCTCGACGGCAATATCCTCATCAACAACAAGAAGAATCAGTCATG AGGAAGAGGAAGTTCCTGACCTACATTAATTGTTGTATTAGGCCTTGA